gagagggaaggcGGACgagaaagggaaggggaaaaaaaaaaaaagcgagAGACCATTAAAAacggaggaaaaaaaaaaagcagaaaagggaaCGTCACATCCCCTTGACCCTCCAATCACCTCGGGGTCCCATTTGATTGGAAGGCGGCAAAGGCTTTAATCTCAGACTaattcagctgcttttgaaGTGAGTTTCTTTGCCAGATCCCGGGCTGGATGGGCAGCGGCTCGCATCACAGCTGAGCGGCGGAGGCGAGCGCTCCGCGCCGCGCCAGCCGGGGGAGCTGAGAGCGGCCGAGGGGGACCGCGGCACACGCTCGCAGCCCCCACCCCcgcccccagcacagcccaaggaTTACTcggcttttttttcctcctctttctctccGGCCGgctccccctttccctccccctccccacccacgCCTTCCCCGCCAGAGAGAGCCACGGGACAttgtatgtttgtttttctgctcGGGGGGCgtgtggcttttttcctttctcgCCCGCAGAAAGCGAGCGAGCGTTTCCGAGTGCGAGCGGCGCCACTTGCCCCAGTTTTCATGCGAGGTTTTGGGTCATGATCACATCGCCCTCGCTTTCTGCTATAAGAAGTAGTAAGcgcagcagcagcctcagcgAGCCCGGAGGCAGCCCCCGCCGCAGCCGCAGCGCCGCCGACCTCGCCGGGCCGAACGGGCACGCTGGGAATAACGGCAGCAGCGCCGCCGCCAAGCCCTGCTTCCACGCCGTCCCCCCCTCGGACCCGCTACGCCAAGCCAACCGCCTTCCCATCAAAGTCTTGAAAATGCTCACGGCGCGGACTGGACACATTTTACACCCTGAATACCTGCAGCCTTTACCCTCCACGCCCGTCAGCCCCATCGAGGTAAGGACCCGGCCCCCGTCGCTTTCTCTCGTCCCTGCCCGGGCGCTGGCTGTGCATGGCGGCTCCGCCAGCCGCCCTCGGCACTTTCCTGCGCTTTGAAATGCATTTATACCGGGACAGGGGCTTTTTTTGATCTCGACTTAGTGTAAGGAACCGCTCCTGGGTATTGTTTCCGTGTTTACTGGGATACTTTATAGTTCCTgtgtaaattaatattttctttttgctattttaagtgctttttttttttttttttttttttttttaaaggggagGGGTGAGTAGAAGGAACCGATCCCCGCTGGGGTCACGATCCGGACAAACAAATAAGCAGCGCTCCGAGCGCCAAACAACCTTGCTTTTGCAGAGACTGTTTTgaggtggggatgggggtgggggACACACACGGGACAGGACAACACGACGCGGAGAGCGACAGGCTCGAACGTGGGTGCGGCAGGATAACTATTTCGGCTCGCCGAAATTCCTTTCAAGTACCGACACGGATCTGTACTTCGGGGGGCCTATTGGTCCCCTTTCTGCTCTGTCGAGCTTGCCGGTCCCACTCTCCGTAGCTCGCTGGTTGCGGGACCGAAACTCGAAACGGAGCTGGTGGTGGGAAGGGTGTGTCCGTGGGAATGAATGATTTCATTAAGGTCTCTGCGGAGCGAGGACACCCTTCTACCGGGGAGCCCTGCTCGCCGGCTAACTCGGGCTCTGTTTATAAATAGTGCCAGTAGTCAGGGTGCAGAAATGCTGCAGTCGCTATAGTTCCCGGGCGGGTTTGCGGGCCAGCGCCTCCCGAGAGACGCCGAGCTCCGCGCTGCCCGGCCGCTGCCGGCGAGCCTGGGGGCGTTCAAGGCGGCCGCGGCGGGCTAGCAGGGATACGAAAATCCCCAGCCCTTTTTAAAGGCTTTATGGAAAATGGTGCATTCAGGGGAGGGGGCTGTCAAGTTGATGAATGCGCACAAACTGTTCCTTACTTCCAGGCTGTACTATGCAGAAACCTACGGGACAAGAGTCCTATGTATGCAAAGGGGGTTTTCTCGGACCCCgattaaatctctttttttttgtgtgtgtgtccttCTAATTTCCGCAGCTGGATGCAAAGAAGAGCCCCCTGGCCCTTTTGGCACAAACTTGCTCGCAGATAGGGAAGCCGGACCCGTCCCCTTCCTCCAAACTCTCCTCGGTCACCTCCAATGGCTCCGGAGGGGACAAGGACTCCAAGTCGGGCCCCTTGAAGCTCAGCGACATCGGCGTAGAGGACAAATCGAGCTTCAAGCCGTACTCCAAGCCGGGCGCGGAGAAGAAGGAGCCGGGGGCGGCGGGCTGCGCGGGCGCCCCCGCCGCGGGGGTCGCGGCCGGGGAGAAGTCGGGATTCCGGGTGCCGAGCGCCACCTGCCAGCCGTTCACCCCAAGGACAGGCAGCCCCAACTCCAGCGCCTCCGCCTGCTCGCCCGGGCTGCTGCCGGCCGAGGGAAAAGGCGGGGAGGACAAGAAGGACTCGGAGGGCTGCGGAAAGAGCGGCAGCTCCGGCTCGGAGGGAGGCCCGGGCACCACCAGCATCAGCCACAGCCGGATTAGCGTGAGCTGTGCCGGGATTAACGTGGAGGTCAACCAGCACCAGGAGAGCACGCCGGGCTCCAAGCCCATCGCATCGGACTCcgcctcctcctgcagcagcaccaccgCCACCTCCTCCAGCTCCGTTCTGGGCTCCGGCCTCGTGGCCCCCGTCTCCCCTTACAAGCCGGGACAGACCGTTTTCCCCCTGCCCCCGGCGGGCATGAGCTACCCGGGGACGCTGGCTGGAGCCTACGCCGGCTACCCGCCACAGTTCCTGCCGCACGGAGTGGCTCTGGACCCCACCAAATCCTCCAGCCTGGTGGGGGCCCAGCTGGCcgctgccagcagcctgggctgcagcaagcCGGCGGGGTCGAGCCCGCTGGCGGGCGCGTCGCCGCCGTCGGTGATGACGGCGAGCCTGTGCCGAGACCCCTACTGCCTGAGCTACCACTGCGCCAGCCACCTGGCAGGCGCCGCCGGAGCCTCCTGCGCCCACGACCAAGCCCTCAAGTCCGGATACCCCCTTGTCTACCCCACCCACCCTTTGCACAGCGTCCACTCCTCGCTGACCGGCGCCACGCCGCCTTCGCTAGCCGGCCACCCTTTGTACCCCTACGGCTTCATGCTCCCCAATGACCCCCAGCCACACATCTGCAACTGGGTGTCGGCCAACGGACCCTGCGACAAGCGCTTTGCCACCTCGGAGGAGCTGCTTAGCCACTTGCGGACCCATACTGCCTTCCCGGGCACCGATAAACTGCTCTCCAGCTACCCCAGCTCCTCGTCGCTGGCCAGCGCAGCGGCTGCAGCCATGGCGTGCCACATGCACATCCCCACGACGGGCGCCCCGGGCAGCCCGGGCACGCTGGCCTTGCGCAGCCCGCACCACGCGCTGGGACTCGGCAGCCGCTACCACCCCTACTCCAagagccccctgcccacccccgGGGCCCCCGTGCCCGTGCCCGCTGCCACCGGACCCTACTACTCCCCTTACGCACTCTATGGGCAGAGACTCACCACAGCCTCGGCCCTGGGGTACCAGTGAGTGCAGGCAGCGGGGCTCTGACACACAACACAAAGTCTAGCGGTAAGGGAAGGAAGCCCTGCGAAACTTTATAAaagttggaaagaaaaaaaaaatctgactttttATAAAATAGTGTTCATTTGAGGACTGGATCCGTGAgcactgtatttatttatgttagCTTCAAGCGGGACAACGAATCATAAAGTGCATTACTAAACTGAGCTCAATAGGTAAAAGTGGAACACCCATTgtagaatataaataaaaaagatagAGGTCTTCTCTTTAATGTTACTTTAAAATTGCTATGATTGTATTGTACGTTCTTATTTAATGTCtcattgaaacaaaaaaatttacatgCATGTTTGTTACTAAAAAACAACTCGCAATTTGTCAGTTATAATTTcaaattgcaattatttttaaggtgTATACCCTTGAAAGAGAATTGGTATTTTTTTGTATgtattctggaagaaaaaacaaaaacaattctATTCCAAAAACCTCATTTGCcttattttgttctttaaaaggAACACttaactatttttaatttttaagtccACCCTGTAAAAAGGGTTAAGTAAGGTTTACGTCATGTACTAAAATAGACAATGTATCGCTTTAAAGATTAAAATTCCGTATATTTGATGTATTAaaaggttttacttttttttttttttttttttttttttttaaatacgCTTTGATTCTGTTATAAAACCCGAGTAGGTCTTGGATGGAGGTGACTGCTAATTTCTCCTTAAGCGTTTattcaattttaattaaaaattaaaaaaaaaaaaaaaaaaaaacccaaagtttttttttttattgtaacCCCAGGGCtctcttaaaaaataatcagacacagttggtttttttttcctcgtCAGTAGAATTTGTTGGCACGAAATAGGAAAACTGAGAATCGCTTAAATCTCTTTCCCTTTCTATAAAGAAGgtaaacttatttttaaaatgtttttactgtGAAATATCTGTGTTTTAATCTAGTTTTCAACTAGAAGACTTTTTGCTTTAGAAAGAAACGGGGAAGGCAAGACTGTTTTGTAAAAGCGTAAGATGATTATCcgaaagcttttttttttaacaatgtaACGCGTAACTATTCATCTCTTTCTAAATGAGAAGTTCAGAAGTAATTGGGGAAGCGCTGTTTGAGCTCATCCAGTTATTTTCAATTTCTCTCTTCAGTTCGCACCGCAGCACAAAAGATCGTCAcgtaaaaaacaaaaaaaatcgGACAGCTCTGAAaactaattttcctttaaaaaggaagggacgggggaaaaaaaaggaagccaTCGGTTATTTGTGCCGAGTTTGCTCTTTGCTGAAGTGCAGTGCCAAACTTGACGTGATACCGAGaggggctgcccctgcctgcGCCGCGTCTCTGCCTCCCCATCCCGGGTTTCCTAGCGCCCAAGGGCCACCGCCCAGCTCCGGCTCGTCGTCCTGCGTTCAGGTAGGAGCGGGGGCCGCGACGGAGAAGCCAGAGCAGCCGCCGATAGTCGGAAAAGCGATACCCGAGTCCGTAAAAGCAGTGCCAGCGGAGGGCTTTGCCCCGCGCCCTGGCGGGCGCTCGCAGGCACGGCTCGGGCGGAGCCGGGTACCTGCTgcccgctcggccccgctccgcccgctgcccgcgccccggccccggcgcgACGCGCTGGCGGGGGGCAAAGCTGCAAGCGGCGGCTTTGCTTAACAAATCACTGCGCTTTCTCCGTCGTTCTGGATCCCCCCACAATATAATTACTGTTCAGAGTTTCCCGTGGTGCCCAGATGCTAATTAATCTAATACATTTACTCCAGATAATTAGTGGAAGTTAGCGTTAATGTGCAAAGGCGAGAAAAGCAGCAAGCTGCTGAAGCTGCCGCGGCCGCCCGGCCGTCCCGGCACGGCTGCTCTCTGCGGCCGGGACACACGCGGGCAGGCCGGGGCTGGGCCGCGCTGCGGCTCTTTCGGGACGCTGTCCGAAAGCGGCACGGGAAACGCTGCGCGCTTTAACCAAATGTGTTCCCCCCTCCGCCACCCGCCTTACATGGGAAAGGGACCTTCGCGTATCTCTGCTTTAGGAAATGTAAAACGAGCTCTCGTTATGAACCGATGAGTTAGAGAAGGGGAGGAGAGGGCAGTGCTGTTAACTGCACCAAGTAAACTTTAGTTATAAAATAAGAAGCGGATACAAACACAGAAACTAATCGAAAGAACGGCTTCTCGGGTCGGGGATGATGGTGGCGGAGGATTCATCCAGCGAGCCCGAGAAAGGCAGAACAAGCTCGCAGCCCTCTATGCCGCACGCCCCCCGCCCTCTCCTACAGCCCAGCCAGACTGCCTTCCCCGCTTCGCTATTTTAACTACTCTTAATCTGGGGAAAATTACATTTCAGGATCCACCTGGGTGTGCAAGCAACAATTACAGTTTTGCCGCGATTAAAACACGCCACCATTGCCACGTTTCTCTCCTGTTCGTGTGTTTTACAATTATGGATCTTtaacagctgcagctcagacttCGCTAGCGAAATCCCATCTCCCATCAGGTGTTGCAGGGGCGATTTAAAAAGAGCAAGGGAGGCATTTGTGTCCTAGAACCCTAACTGcaattttgggaatttcagctcGGAAAGGTTACACACAAAGATTTCTGATGCATGTGGTGAAATGAACTCTTAATGCTATTATTACTGTTTTGCTGAGATACCGTCCCCTtagttaaagaaaaattaaaacacctTATTTTATATGTAGAGTGGTGATAAGTAGGTCTCTCTTCCAGCCTTGTTAAGTATATGACGTGGCAAGTGCCACCTAGGATTTTGATATTAATCTATGAAATtcgccttttttttttttttttttctaatagagATTGACTTATGGACATTAATGTTTTTAGGTAAAAGGACTACATTTGTTATTCTTCACCAATCTCCCCCCCTCCCGTTCTTACTAACTGGATGGGTTGTGGATTTGACAGCAGCCGCTGGTCCATGCCACCgaactaaaataatttcacagtgAAAAACCAGCTTGAGAGGACAAGCAACAGAAGGGCAAAACCCATCAAAACCCGAAACTGTGATCAATCTGACCAGAGTCAGGCATACATTAGTTTAAATTAAACAGTTTTGTCTTTCTCGCAAATCTTTTTTGAACATTAAAGATAGAATCATGTAATATTTAAATCAACTCTTGTCAGATGCTAAGTGCAACTGAaga
The DNA window shown above is from Oenanthe melanoleuca isolate GR-GAL-2019-014 chromosome 6, OMel1.0, whole genome shotgun sequence and carries:
- the ZNF503 gene encoding zinc finger protein 503, with product MITSPSLSAIRSSKRSSSLSEPGGSPRRSRSAADLAGPNGHAGNNGSSAAAKPCFHAVPPSDPLRQANRLPIKVLKMLTARTGHILHPEYLQPLPSTPVSPIELDAKKSPLALLAQTCSQIGKPDPSPSSKLSSVTSNGSGGDKDSKSGPLKLSDIGVEDKSSFKPYSKPGAEKKEPGAAGCAGAPAAGVAAGEKSGFRVPSATCQPFTPRTGSPNSSASACSPGLLPAEGKGGEDKKDSEGCGKSGSSGSEGGPGTTSISHSRISVSCAGINVEVNQHQESTPGSKPIASDSASSCSSTTATSSSSVLGSGLVAPVSPYKPGQTVFPLPPAGMSYPGTLAGAYAGYPPQFLPHGVALDPTKSSSLVGAQLAAASSLGCSKPAGSSPLAGASPPSVMTASLCRDPYCLSYHCASHLAGAAGASCAHDQALKSGYPLVYPTHPLHSVHSSLTGATPPSLAGHPLYPYGFMLPNDPQPHICNWVSANGPCDKRFATSEELLSHLRTHTAFPGTDKLLSSYPSSSSLASAAAAAMACHMHIPTTGAPGSPGTLALRSPHHALGLGSRYHPYSKSPLPTPGAPVPVPAATGPYYSPYALYGQRLTTASALGYQ